In Erigeron canadensis isolate Cc75 chromosome 1, C_canadensis_v1, whole genome shotgun sequence, a single window of DNA contains:
- the LOC122595190 gene encoding protein PSK SIMULATOR 1-like, giving the protein MKDSSWFSAKVRSSHHKNKGLEPESPMIGIMSFEVSKLMCKVVNLWHCLSDRNLSLLKQELRYSPGIRTLISDDQAYLINLALAEIIDILRGVAASVARLGKKCVDPIYHNLDRVFDNPFEIDPKWCEWEYRLKKMEKRVKKMKRFTDSTSQLLEQLDSLSEKETRLIKMESNRVNQGQMQEFHQKVTWQREEVTGLREMSPWFRSYDYIVRLLLRSLLTIAERIKIVFGISNEFGSSKVVVTLPHGSCFVRKNSISTCTRASVYPSEKSMSNLGHTPVCGRHPSSKPQSCQALHATLPIRVNFQNDVFDHMKKATTNFFNVSAKQRLSNVQEPTLGNTSLALRYANIIIFVETLAMSPRCMSPNARDDLYDMLTTNIKELLREKLCLSRKEALVANEEGIASHQRLSFQRIQDWLSPLAHNMIKWYSERNFNQQPIGSAGNVLLVQTLYYADQATSEIAITELLVGLHYVFKFSQELIIDKSPIVPSLFK; this is encoded by the coding sequence ATGAAGGATTCATCCTGGTTTTCTGCTAAGGTTCGGAGCTCTCATCATAAAAATAAGGGTTTGGAACCTGAAAGCCCAATGATCGGGATCATGTCGTTTGAAGTCTCAAAATTGATGTGTAAAGTAGTCAACTTATGGCATTGTTTAAGTGATAGAAATCTGTCACTGCTAAAGCAAGAACTCAGATACTCACCAGGCATTCGTACTCTTATTTCAGACGACCAAGCATATCTTATTAATCTTGCATTAGCAGAGATCATTGATATCTTGAGAGGTGTGGCTGCATCTGTGGCCAGGCTTGGTAAAAAGTGTGTCGATCCGATATATCATAACCTTGATCGTGTTTTTGATAACCCTTTTGAGATTGATCCTAAATGGTGTGAATGGGAATATAGACTGAAGAAAATGGAGAAACGAGttaaaaagatgaaaagatTTACTGATAGCACGTCACAGTTGCTTGAACAACTTGACTCATTGTCCGAGAAAGAGACCAGGCTAATAAAAATGGAATCCAACCGTGTGAATCAAGGGCAGATGCAAGAGTTCCATCAGAAGGTCACATGGCAGCGTGAGGAGGTAACAGGGCTTCGTGAAATGTCTCCTTGGTTTCGATCTTATGACTACATCGTCAGACTGTTGCTTAGATCTCTTTTAACGATAGCTGAGAGGATCAAGATCGTTTTTGGAATTTCTAACGAATTTGGATCTTCTAAAGTAGTAGTAACTTTGCCTCATGGTAGCTGTTTTGTACGCAAGAATTCCATTTCTACCTGTACACGAGCTTCAGTTTATCCATCTGAAAAATCCATGTCAAATCTTGGACATACACCCGTTTGCGGGAGACACCCATCATCCAAACCGCAAAGTTGCCAAGCCCTTCATGCTACTCTTCCTATCAGGGTCAACTTCCAAAATGACGTTTTTGATCACATGAAGAAAGCTACTACTAATTTCTTCAACGTCTCCGCCAAACAAAGATTGTCAAATGTTCAAGAACCTACACTTGGTAATACTTCATTAGCTCTACGTTACgcaaatattatcatttttgttgAAACTTTAGCAATGTCACCTCGATGTATGAGTCCCAACGCACGAGACGACTTGTATGATATGTtaacaacaaatattaaagagCTGTTGAGAGAAAAACTGTGTTTATCAAGAAAAGAAGCTTTGGTAGCCAATGAAGAAGGTATAGCGTCACATCAAAGGTTATCCTTTCAAAGGATTCAAGATTGGTTATCTCCACTTGCTCACAATATGATCAAATGGTATTCTGAGAGAAATTTTAATCAGCAACCAATCGGTTCAGCGGGAAATGTTCTTTTGGTCCAGACGTTGTACTATGCAGATCAAGCAACCAGTGAGATTGCAATCACGGAACTTCTCGTGGGACTTCATTATGTATTCAAGTTTAGTCAAGAATTAATCATTGACAAATCTCCCATAGTGCCTTCTTTATTCAAATGA
- the LOC122595181 gene encoding cytochrome P450 76A1-like, which translates to MEVNWTLGLVSCITLFFLILISRKKTATNEKRQPPAPPGWPVFGNLFNLGTMPHRTVAGLATKYGPIVRLKLGSVNTVAVLNVKTATELFKNHDLTFVDRTITETSKSHDYDKSSLALAPYGMYWRVLKKICTVEMLVAKRINESTDVRRRCVDNMLAWIEKDGSLAKVGSGVYISKFVFLASFNLLGNLMLSRDLANPDSKVGSEFFDLMLGLMEWGGHPNISDLYPWLKWFDLQGLRKKMDRDMAKAVAIATTWVDERMEERQKEAERRGEQRKDFLDVLLDYEGTGKDEPEKMSKKDITVFILEIFLAGSETTSSTVEWALSELLRCPAKLTRAKDELASVVGPNQKLEETSIDNLPYLQAIIKETLRLHAPIPFLVPRKAGQDTDFMGYHIPKGTQLFVNAWAIGRDPEYWENPDSFEPERFLGSKIDYKGQNYELIPFGAGRRICAGIPLAHRVLHLVLGSLLHEFDWELESHMSADKLDMNDQLGIVVRRRQPLKVIPTKVKC; encoded by the exons ATGGAGGTTAACTGGACACTTGGTCTGGTTTCTTGCAtcactcttttctttcttattctCATCAGCCGGAAAAAAACGGCAACCAACGAGAAAAGACAACCACCGGCTCCACCGGGATGGCCGGTGTTTGGGAACCTTTTCAATCTTGGTACCATGCCACATAGAACCGTGGCTGGGTTGGCTACCAAATACGGTCCTATTGTCAGGTTAAAACTTGGCTCTGTCAATACAGTGGCTGTCTTAAATGTCAAGACAGCCACTGAGTTGTTTAAGAACCATGATTTGACTTTTGTGGACCGCACAATCACCGAGACTAGTAAGTCTCATGACTATGACAAGTCTTCTTTAGCACTCGCTCCGTACGGTATGTACTGGCGAGTGCTGAAAAAGATTTGTACGGTTGAGATGCTCGTTGCTAAAAGGATCAACGAGTCAACTGATGTCAGAAGACGGTGTGTTGACAACATGCTAGCTTGGATTGAAAAGGATGGTAGTTTGGCTAAAGTCGGGAGTGGGGTTTATATCTCGAAATTTGTTTTTCTAGCATCGTTTAACTTGCTAGGAAACCTCATGCTCTCACGTGACTTGGCTAACCCGGACTCTAAAGTTGGGTCGGAGTTTTTTGATTTGATGTTAGGATTGATGGAGTGGGGTGGTCATCCTAATATATCAGATTTGTACCCATGGCTCAAATGGTTCGATTTGCAAGGgttgagaaaaaaaatggaCCGGGATATGGCAAAAGCAGTTGCGATAGCAACCACGTGGGTGGATGAGAGAATGGAGGAGCGCCAAAAGGAAGCAGAGCGTCGCGGTGAGCAGAGGAAGGACTTCTTAGACGTGTTATTGGACTATGAAGGTACCGGAAAAGATGAGCCTGAAAAAATGTCCAAAAAGGACATCACCGTTTTCATTTTG GAAATATTTTTGGCTGGTTCAGAGACAACCAGTAGCACCGTCGAGTGGGCCCTATCCGAGTTACTAAGATGCCCTGCAAAACTGACTCGGGCCAAAGACGAGCTTGCATCTGTCGTTGGCCCAAACCAAAAACTTGAGGAGACTTCTATTGATAACCTTCCTTACCTGCAAGCCATAATAAAGGAAACTTTACGATTGCACGCACCAATCCCATTCCTGGTCCCACGAAAGGCGGGACAAGACACTGATTTCATGGGATACCATATACCTAAAGGCACCCAGTTGTTTGTGAACGCGTGGGCCATAGGGAGAGACCCCGAGTACTGGGAAAACCCGGACTCCTTTGAGCCTGAGAGGTTCTTAGGCTCAAAAATCGACTACAAAGGTCAAAACTATGAACTCATACCATTTGGTGCTGGGAGAAGAATATGTGCGGGGATACCACTTGCACATCGTGTGTTGCATCTTGTGTTGGGTTCATTACTGCATGAGTTTGATTGGGAGCTTGAAAGCCATATGAGCGCGGACAAATTGGACATGAACGATCAACTTGGAATTGTTGTACGGAGACGACAACCACTGAAAGTGATACCTACAAAAGTGAaatgttaa
- the LOC122583946 gene encoding peroxiredoxin-2E-1, chloroplastic-like — translation MATITSPPAFPFSGLTSTTKPHRISATFSYSLHPTTLRRHTLKSTKKTITAIISVGDKLPDATLSYFDSDNELQTTTISDLTKSKKTILFAVPGAFTPTCSQKHLPGFVEKSSELKKKGVNTIACISVNDAFVMKAWKADRNVGDEVLMLSDGNGDFTKAIGCELDLSDNAIGLGVRSRRYAMLVEDGVVKVLNLEEGGAFTSSSADDILALL, via the coding sequence ATGGCCACCATAACATCACCACCCGCATTCCCATTCTCCGGCCTCACTTCCACCACCAAACCCCACCGCATCTCCGCCACCTTTTCATACTCTCTCCACCCTACCACCCTCCGCCGCCACACCCTCAAATCCACCAAAAAAACAATAACCGCCATAATCTCCGTCGGAGACAAACTCCCAGATGCCACATTATCCTATTTCGACTCTGACAACGAACTCCAAACAACAACAATCTCAGACttaacaaaatccaaaaaaacaatattattcgCTGTCCCGGGTGCATTCACACCCACGTGTTCACAAAAACACCTGCCGGGATTCGTTGAGAAATCATCGGAGTTAAAGAAAAAAGGGGTGAACACGATAGCGTGTATTTCGGTGAATGACGCATTCGTGATGAAAGCATGGAAGGCTGACAGGAATGTGGGTGATGAGGTTTTGATGTTGAGCGATGGAAACGGCGATTTCACGAAAGCAATTGGGTGTGAATTGGATTTAAGTGATAATGCGATTGGATTGGGGGTGAGGTCCAGAAGATATGCGATGCTGGTTGAAGATGGCGTGGTTAAGGTTTTGAATCTGGAAGAAGGTGGTGCTTTTACTTCTAGCAGTGCTGACGATATTCTTGCTCTTCTTTAA
- the LOC122595199 gene encoding Werner Syndrome-like exonuclease encodes MAAAAAVKYKMQYYGRCETTAEYDNHRRLHRLIVGLDIEWRPNTIKGQQNPVAILQIFVSRRCLIYQFRKNVRVPKVLKKLLKNPDYTFVGVGIEHDKQKLFRDHGLEVGKVMDLREKAAYELTDVELKKAGMKKLGEVILGKEVDHGKVLGVRMSDWEEKCFV; translated from the exons ATGGCAGCAGCCGCCGCCGTGAAGTACAAAATGCAATACTACGGTCGTTGCGAAACCACAGCAGAATACGAC AACCATCGTCGTCTACACCGTCTAATAGTCGGTCTGGATATCGAATGGCGGCCAAATACCATCAAGGGTCAGCAAAACCCGGTGGCTATCCTCCAGATTTTCGTCAGTAGACGCTGTTTAATCTACCAATTCCGAAAAAATGTTAGGGTCCCTAAAGTATtgaaaaagcttttgaaaaaccCTGATTACACATTTGTTGGGGTTGGTATTGAGCATGATAAGCAGAAGTTGTTTAGAGACCATGGTTTGGAAGTTGGGAAAGTGATGGATTTACGCGAAAAAGCGGCGTATGAGTTGACTGATGTGGAGCTAAAGAAAGCTGGAATGAAGAAACTGGGTGAGGTGATTTTGGGTAAGGAAGTTGATCATGGGAAAGTGTTGGGGGTGAGAATGAGTGATTGGGAGGAGAAATGTTTTGTCTAA